The following proteins are encoded in a genomic region of Spirosoma sp. SC4-14:
- a CDS encoding MBL fold metallo-hydrolase, with amino-acid sequence MLKPAFRKDEALLADIENARFQADHLHIWWLGQSGFLLQYNNQHLLFDPYLSDSLSRKYANTDKPHVRIAEQVIEPEKLTMVDVVTSSHNHTDHLDADTLLPLIDASPTLQFVIPEANRAFIADRLKTPANWPIGLTDKQTVAVGDFIFHGVPAAHNELERDAEGRCKFMGFVVELGPYRVYHSGDTLWYDGMADLLNPFNLDVAFLPINGNKPERRVAGNLNPDEAARLGRDIDARLVIPHHYDLFEFNTADPADFVRACDQYGTPYRVMQLGEGISIANSHPMG; translated from the coding sequence ATGCTCAAACCTGCTTTCCGGAAAGACGAAGCCTTACTAGCCGACATTGAAAATGCCCGATTTCAGGCCGACCACCTCCACATCTGGTGGCTGGGGCAGAGTGGTTTTTTGCTTCAATACAACAATCAGCATTTGTTGTTCGACCCCTATTTGTCTGACTCATTGAGTCGGAAATACGCCAACACCGACAAGCCCCATGTTCGGATTGCAGAACAGGTAATTGAGCCGGAAAAACTGACGATGGTCGATGTTGTTACGTCCAGTCATAACCATACTGACCACCTTGATGCAGATACGCTGCTACCACTGATTGACGCTAGCCCTACACTACAGTTTGTTATTCCCGAAGCAAATCGGGCATTTATAGCCGATCGGCTTAAAACACCAGCCAACTGGCCTATTGGCCTAACCGATAAACAAACGGTTGCAGTGGGGGACTTCATTTTCCACGGGGTTCCGGCAGCGCACAACGAACTCGAACGCGATGCCGAAGGACGCTGTAAATTCATGGGCTTTGTAGTCGAACTAGGCCCTTACCGCGTTTATCATTCTGGCGACACACTCTGGTACGATGGCATGGCCGATCTGCTAAACCCGTTCAACCTCGATGTTGCCTTCCTGCCCATCAATGGCAACAAACCCGAACGACGTGTGGCCGGAAACCTCAACCCTGACGAAGCCGCCCGGCTAGGCCGCGATATTGATGCCCGACTTGTTATTCCCCATCACTACGATCTGTTCGAGTTCAATACAGCCGACCCGGCCGATTTTGTCCGAGCCTGCGACCAGTACGGAACACCCTACCGGGTCATGCAACTGGGCGAAGGAATCAGCATTGCCAATAGCCATCCAATGGGTTGA
- a CDS encoding DUF1080 domain-containing protein has protein sequence MKNLLIPCLLLSALVAATPPAKKPKWTSLFNGKEIKGWHSYHKDGVVGWNIEDGALTPDGTGGDLVTDKEYENFELEFEFKIPKGSNSGVVYKIIDSPDIKSTYMSGPEYQVIDDKGYLDGDGKPYKLKDTQLTGANYDMIPPADMDAAKAPGEWNKGRIVVNNNHVEHYLNGKKMVAYEYGSDNWKQLVAKSKFANWPYATPHAKGKIALQNHSPKEKVWYRNIQIREL, from the coding sequence ATGAAAAACTTACTAATTCCCTGCCTGCTGCTGAGTGCACTGGTGGCAGCAACACCTCCGGCTAAAAAACCAAAGTGGACATCTCTTTTCAACGGAAAAGAAATTAAAGGCTGGCACAGTTACCATAAAGACGGTGTGGTTGGCTGGAATATTGAAGACGGAGCCCTGACACCCGACGGTACAGGTGGCGACCTGGTGACCGACAAGGAGTATGAAAATTTCGAGCTCGAATTCGAGTTCAAAATTCCGAAAGGCAGCAATAGTGGTGTTGTCTATAAAATTATTGACAGCCCCGATATTAAATCAACCTATATGTCGGGCCCTGAATATCAGGTCATCGACGACAAGGGCTACCTGGATGGCGATGGAAAGCCTTACAAGTTGAAAGATACCCAGTTAACTGGTGCTAACTATGATATGATTCCTCCGGCTGATATGGACGCGGCAAAAGCACCCGGCGAGTGGAACAAAGGCCGAATTGTGGTCAACAACAATCATGTTGAACATTATCTGAATGGCAAAAAAATGGTTGCGTATGAATACGGTTCCGACAACTGGAAACAACTGGTTGCCAAGAGTAAATTTGCTAACTGGCCCTATGCAACGCCACACGCCAAAGGTAAAATAGCCCTGCAAAACCATAGCCCGAAAGAAAAAGTCTGGTACCGCAATATTCAGATTCGGGAATTGTAG
- a CDS encoding VCBS repeat-containing protein yields MKIVPAFWLSGLCLACALAASAQTNAPNFKIQVVDNQISIGYGLAIGDVDGDGKPDILLADQKEFVWYRNPGDKTSSWKRYVMAANLTPQDNVCIAARDLDGDGRVEVAVGAGWNPAETSDSTKSGAVFYLMRPQDPTQHWEAIRLPHEVTTHRMRWAKTGKDNYQLIVVPLHGYGNKNGEGHGVRIWGYAFPNDPRSTWKRYLIDSTMHLTHNFEIWEDGDNGSATGIIVASKEGGNIFQWTKKKWRSYDKEAASNSLPLLNNGIEGIGEIRRLNGGKAIATIQPMHGNLLQVESGNYSFKKSKKLTEKEVDVLTDMFSQGHALVCGDFLGAGTDQIVAGWRNPNAEGKVGIRLFKPGENDKVTGYSLDDSVRMACEDLQAADLDGDGDLDIIASGRATLNVLIYWNQRK; encoded by the coding sequence ATGAAAATCGTTCCTGCCTTCTGGCTTTCGGGTCTTTGCCTGGCCTGCGCTCTGGCCGCATCGGCCCAAACGAACGCACCCAATTTCAAGATTCAGGTCGTTGATAATCAAATCAGTATTGGTTATGGTTTAGCCATTGGCGATGTTGATGGCGACGGAAAGCCCGACATATTACTGGCCGATCAGAAAGAATTTGTCTGGTATCGGAATCCGGGCGATAAAACCAGTTCCTGGAAACGCTATGTGATGGCTGCCAATCTGACACCTCAGGACAACGTTTGCATTGCCGCCCGTGATCTGGACGGCGATGGTCGGGTAGAGGTAGCTGTAGGTGCCGGATGGAACCCGGCCGAAACCAGCGACAGCACAAAATCGGGAGCCGTTTTTTATCTGATGCGCCCACAAGACCCAACGCAGCACTGGGAAGCCATTCGTTTACCGCATGAAGTGACCACGCACCGGATGCGCTGGGCAAAAACCGGGAAAGATAACTACCAGCTCATTGTAGTTCCGCTACATGGATATGGCAATAAAAATGGGGAAGGGCACGGCGTGCGCATCTGGGGCTATGCCTTCCCAAACGACCCACGATCTACCTGGAAGCGGTATCTGATCGACTCAACCATGCACCTCACCCACAATTTTGAGATTTGGGAAGATGGCGACAACGGGTCGGCAACAGGCATTATTGTTGCCAGCAAAGAAGGCGGAAACATTTTTCAATGGACTAAAAAGAAGTGGCGCTCTTACGATAAGGAAGCAGCCAGCAATTCGCTGCCCCTCCTCAACAACGGCATTGAAGGCATTGGTGAAATCCGACGGCTCAACGGCGGAAAAGCCATTGCCACCATTCAGCCCATGCATGGCAATCTGCTACAGGTCGAGAGCGGCAATTATTCGTTCAAAAAATCGAAGAAACTCACAGAAAAGGAAGTTGATGTGCTCACCGATATGTTTAGCCAGGGCCATGCGCTGGTTTGTGGCGATTTTCTGGGAGCGGGGACCGATCAGATCGTGGCTGGCTGGCGCAATCCTAATGCTGAAGGGAAAGTGGGTATTCGATTGTTTAAACCTGGTGAAAACGATAAAGTGACCGGTTATTCTTTGGACGATAGCGTTCGTATGGCCTGCGAAGACCTACAAGCTGCCGACCTCGACGGCGATGGCGACCTCGACATTATTGCTTCGGGCCGTGCTACACTGAATGTACTGATCTACTGGAATCAGCGGAAGTGA
- a CDS encoding ribulokinase: MNNQYVIGVDFGTDSVRALIVNAHTGEAVGTHVHEYVRWKKGLYCDPATSQFRQHPLDYLEGLAESIKGALNSAPAGVRQQVVGISIDTTGSTPGPVDETGLPLALRPDFAENPNGMFILWKDHTANAEAEEINTLAHHWDTDYTKYVGGIYSSEWFWAKMLRTLRVDEAVRQHAFSWVEHCDWVSAVLTGNTNPLTLCRSRCAAGHKALWHSEFDGLPSDEFLTRLDPLLRGMRDRLFLDTYTSDQPMGNLSAEWAEKLGLSTNVVVGVGAFDAHMGAIGAEIEPYAMVRIIGTSTCDILMAPNEEIGHRLIRGICGQVDGSVVPDMLGLEAGQSAFGDVYAWFARLITSPVRELLGDEAADTLSRRLIPHLSEQAAQLPVIESDIIALDWINGRRTPDANHTLKGAIAGLNLGTDAPRIFKALVEATAFGSRSIVDRFIEEGVPIRKVIAIGGVAKKSPFVMQTLADVLNKPIQVASSDQACALGAAMCAAVAAGVHSTMEAAQRAMGSGFDAEYHPRPAQVAVYEKLYKNYLNLGAFVEGR; this comes from the coding sequence ATGAACAATCAGTATGTTATCGGCGTGGATTTCGGTACCGACTCGGTTCGGGCGCTAATCGTTAATGCGCACACAGGCGAAGCCGTTGGAACCCATGTTCACGAGTATGTGCGCTGGAAGAAAGGGCTGTATTGCGATCCGGCTACGTCGCAGTTTCGTCAACATCCGCTCGATTATCTCGAAGGGCTCGCCGAGTCGATCAAAGGCGCGTTGAACAGCGCACCAGCCGGGGTTCGGCAGCAAGTGGTCGGTATCTCGATCGACACCACCGGATCGACACCGGGGCCCGTCGATGAAACGGGGCTTCCGCTGGCTCTGCGTCCCGATTTTGCCGAAAACCCCAACGGGATGTTTATTCTCTGGAAAGACCACACAGCCAATGCCGAAGCCGAAGAAATCAACACACTGGCGCATCATTGGGATACCGACTACACTAAATATGTTGGGGGAATTTATTCGTCGGAGTGGTTTTGGGCCAAAATGTTACGGACGCTTCGTGTCGATGAAGCTGTTCGGCAGCACGCCTTTTCGTGGGTCGAACACTGCGACTGGGTATCGGCTGTACTGACCGGCAATACCAATCCGCTGACATTATGTCGGTCGCGTTGTGCTGCGGGGCATAAAGCCTTGTGGCATAGTGAGTTCGATGGGTTGCCTTCCGACGAATTTCTGACCCGGCTCGATCCGCTCCTGCGAGGAATGCGCGACCGGCTCTTCCTGGATACCTACACATCGGACCAGCCAATGGGAAACCTATCGGCCGAATGGGCCGAAAAACTCGGCTTATCGACTAATGTGGTGGTTGGTGTAGGCGCTTTCGATGCGCATATGGGGGCTATTGGGGCCGAAATCGAACCCTATGCTATGGTGCGCATCATTGGCACGTCGACCTGCGACATTCTGATGGCACCCAATGAAGAGATCGGGCACCGACTGATTCGGGGCATTTGCGGTCAGGTCGATGGCTCAGTTGTGCCCGATATGCTGGGGCTGGAAGCGGGCCAGTCGGCGTTTGGCGATGTGTATGCCTGGTTTGCGCGGCTCATAACCAGTCCGGTACGCGAACTGCTTGGCGACGAAGCGGCCGATACACTGAGCCGTCGGTTAATTCCGCATTTGTCGGAGCAGGCGGCTCAGTTGCCAGTTATCGAAAGCGATATCATTGCCCTCGACTGGATCAACGGTCGGCGTACGCCCGACGCCAATCATACGCTGAAAGGCGCTATTGCCGGATTGAATCTGGGCACCGATGCGCCCCGAATTTTCAAGGCGCTGGTCGAAGCAACGGCGTTCGGTTCACGCAGCATTGTCGACCGGTTTATCGAAGAGGGTGTTCCCATCAGGAAAGTCATCGCCATTGGCGGAGTGGCCAAAAAATCGCCGTTTGTGATGCAGACCCTGGCCGATGTGCTCAATAAACCAATCCAGGTGGCGAGTTCCGATCAGGCATGTGCGCTTGGCGCGGCCATGTGTGCGGCTGTGGCGGCTGGAGTTCACTCAACTATGGAAGCCGCTCAACGGGCAATGGGATCGGGTTTCGATGCCGAATATCACCCCCGGCCAGCACAGGTTGCTGTCTACGAGAAGCTTTATAAGAACTACCTGAATCTGGGCGCGTTTGTAGAAGGGCGTTAA
- a CDS encoding FAD-linked oxidase C-terminal domain-containing protein, which translates to MFRLPHKPPFATLLPDFEGDLYFDESPEHTAQRVLYATDASVYQEMPIAVALPKTVTDIKRLLRFAQQHGLGLIPRAAGTSLAGQVVGSGIVVDISKYFGQILEVNANEQWVRLQPGVIRDDLNAHLKPYGLLFGPETSTASRAMIGGMIGNNSCGLHSIVWGTTRDHLLEVRAVLSDGAEVTFGSLTPEQFDAKCRGENVASPLEQRLYTQFRDWLSNETIQQHIQEGYPKLTVKRRNTGYALDALAGGFAQGAEGGELRAGNGGESRGGRGDSVAPLPPAIPHHFNFANLIAGSEGTLCFITEAKLNLLPLPPKETALVCAHFTTIRQSLEANLVALAHHCYASELVDDYILQLTKTNIEQMKNRTFVEGDPKAILMVEFFDDTVDGVAQKAQAFVDELNAKKLGYAYPVLFDEETKKPWALRKAGLSIMYNIPGDEKPANVIEDTAVDVEDLPNYIDELDRMAWENHGLKLEYSAHAGAGEIHVLPLINLKSSEGRARFRALLMDTAQLVKKYGGSLSGEHGDGRLRGECIAFMLGPENYQLCKDVKALWDPHNTFNPGKVVDTPPMNESLRSEADVVIPQPKTVFDFSKDGGLLELAEKCSGSGDCRKTAISGGTMCPSYMATRRERDTTRARANILRHFYSNMQKPSDLDYQAAKEILDLCLSCKGCKAECPSSVDMGRMKAEFTQQYYHEHGVPMRAKLVGNFTRLMSLASLAPWAYNAIYTTPSLRRIANKAVGFHPNRTMPELASVTLKAWAKARSAKGGGLRAGSVARGMAGDGAERNSLNTLGNAPRATPPARNIWLFCDEFTNYNDVEVGQKAIQLLERLGYSVTIPDHVESGRTYLSKGLVDEARQIAIKNVTMLKDLVTDQTPLIGLEPSAILTFRDEYPDLVPAELKADAQRLAQHVFLFEEWLAREADQKRIDRSLFTTEARQVKIHGHCHQKALSSMVPVKKVLSLPANYQVQLIPSGCCGMAGSFGYETEHYELSMQVGELVLFPAVRQAEDAIISAAGTSCRHQIKDGTGRKAKHPAEILFDALV; encoded by the coding sequence ATGTTTCGTCTTCCTCATAAACCGCCCTTCGCCACGTTGCTCCCCGATTTTGAGGGAGATCTTTACTTCGATGAATCGCCCGAACACACCGCACAGCGGGTGCTCTACGCAACCGATGCATCAGTCTATCAGGAGATGCCCATTGCTGTTGCCTTGCCCAAAACCGTTACCGACATTAAGCGGTTACTTCGGTTTGCGCAGCAGCACGGTCTGGGTCTTATTCCACGGGCGGCCGGAACATCGCTGGCCGGGCAGGTTGTAGGAAGCGGTATTGTGGTCGATATTTCGAAGTACTTTGGACAAATACTGGAGGTCAATGCCAATGAACAATGGGTTCGGCTACAGCCGGGCGTTATCCGCGACGATCTGAATGCTCACCTAAAGCCTTACGGCCTATTGTTCGGCCCCGAAACCTCAACCGCCAGCCGGGCCATGATCGGGGGTATGATTGGTAACAACTCCTGCGGGTTGCATTCGATTGTGTGGGGTACCACGCGCGACCATCTGCTCGAAGTTCGGGCCGTACTGAGCGACGGTGCCGAAGTGACTTTCGGGTCACTTACACCGGAGCAATTCGACGCAAAGTGCCGGGGCGAAAATGTTGCCAGTCCGCTCGAACAACGACTCTATACCCAGTTCCGCGACTGGCTATCCAACGAAACCATTCAGCAGCACATCCAGGAAGGCTATCCCAAGCTCACCGTCAAACGCCGGAACACAGGCTATGCGCTCGATGCGCTGGCGGGGGGCTTTGCACAGGGGGCAGAGGGCGGGGAGCTTCGCGCGGGGAATGGCGGGGAGAGCAGGGGGGGGCGGGGGGATAGTGTAGCCCCGTTACCCCCCGCTATTCCCCACCATTTCAACTTCGCCAACCTCATCGCGGGGTCGGAGGGGACGCTTTGCTTTATTACCGAAGCCAAACTGAATCTGTTGCCGTTGCCGCCGAAAGAAACGGCGCTGGTGTGCGCGCATTTTACGACCATTCGGCAGTCGCTGGAAGCTAATCTGGTGGCGTTGGCGCATCACTGTTACGCATCGGAACTGGTCGATGATTATATTCTGCAACTGACCAAAACCAACATCGAACAAATGAAGAACCGCACCTTTGTGGAGGGCGACCCAAAGGCGATTCTGATGGTTGAGTTTTTCGATGATACGGTAGATGGCGTAGCGCAGAAAGCACAAGCTTTTGTCGATGAACTGAACGCGAAAAAATTGGGCTATGCCTATCCGGTGCTGTTCGATGAAGAAACGAAAAAACCGTGGGCACTGCGGAAAGCAGGACTGAGTATTATGTACAACATTCCCGGCGACGAAAAACCAGCCAACGTAATCGAAGATACGGCCGTGGATGTGGAAGACCTCCCCAACTACATCGATGAACTGGACAGGATGGCCTGGGAAAATCATGGTCTTAAACTGGAATATTCAGCCCACGCGGGTGCTGGCGAAATTCACGTACTGCCGCTGATCAACCTGAAATCGTCGGAGGGGCGTGCCCGGTTTCGGGCGTTGCTGATGGATACGGCCCAACTTGTCAAAAAATACGGTGGCTCGCTCTCGGGCGAACACGGCGATGGACGGTTGCGGGGCGAATGTATTGCGTTTATGCTGGGCCCGGAAAACTACCAGCTATGCAAAGATGTGAAGGCCCTTTGGGACCCGCATAATACGTTCAACCCCGGTAAAGTTGTCGATACGCCACCCATGAACGAATCGCTGCGGTCGGAAGCCGATGTGGTAATTCCACAGCCCAAAACGGTTTTTGATTTCTCGAAAGACGGTGGGTTGCTGGAACTGGCCGAAAAATGCTCGGGCTCCGGCGATTGCCGCAAAACAGCTATTTCGGGCGGGACCATGTGCCCGAGCTATATGGCTACCCGTCGGGAGCGCGACACAACACGGGCACGAGCCAACATTCTCCGGCACTTTTACAGCAACATGCAAAAACCGTCGGACCTCGATTATCAGGCGGCCAAAGAAATTCTCGACTTATGTCTGTCGTGCAAAGGTTGTAAGGCCGAATGCCCATCGAGTGTCGATATGGGCCGGATGAAAGCCGAATTTACGCAGCAGTATTATCATGAACACGGCGTTCCCATGCGCGCGAAATTGGTCGGCAATTTTACCCGGCTGATGTCGTTGGCCAGTCTGGCTCCTTGGGCCTACAATGCCATTTACACTACCCCATCGCTCCGACGTATTGCCAATAAAGCGGTTGGTTTCCACCCCAACCGTACAATGCCTGAGCTGGCCAGTGTGACGTTGAAGGCGTGGGCAAAAGCGCGAAGCGCGAAGGGTGGGGGGCTTCGCGCAGGGAGCGTTGCGCGGGGAATGGCGGGGGATGGCGCGGAGAGAAATTCTCTGAACACCCTGGGCAACGCTCCCCGCGCAACGCCCCCCGCGCGAAACATCTGGCTCTTCTGCGACGAATTCACGAACTACAACGACGTGGAAGTTGGGCAGAAGGCCATTCAGTTGCTGGAGCGGTTAGGCTATTCGGTCACCATTCCTGATCATGTTGAAAGTGGCCGTACCTATCTGTCGAAAGGGTTGGTCGATGAGGCTCGGCAGATAGCCATCAAAAATGTGACCATGCTGAAAGACCTCGTCACCGACCAAACGCCATTGATTGGTCTGGAACCATCGGCTATATTGACTTTTCGCGACGAATACCCTGATTTGGTTCCAGCCGAACTGAAAGCCGATGCCCAGCGGCTTGCCCAGCATGTGTTTTTGTTTGAAGAGTGGCTGGCTCGCGAAGCCGATCAGAAGCGGATCGACCGGAGTCTGTTTACGACCGAAGCCCGGCAGGTGAAAATTCACGGACACTGCCATCAGAAGGCGTTGTCGTCGATGGTACCGGTAAAAAAAGTATTGTCACTTCCGGCCAACTATCAGGTTCAGCTTATTCCGTCGGGCTGTTGTGGTATGGCCGGTTCGTTTGGCTACGAAACCGAGCATTATGAGCTGTCGATGCAGGTTGGTGAATTGGTGCTGTTTCCGGCGGTGCGGCAGGCCGAAGACGCAATTATTTCGGCGGCCGGGACCAGTTGCCGCCATCAGATCAAAGACGGAACGGGCCGCAAAGCAAAACACCCCGCCGAAATTTTGTTCGATGCGCTGGTCTAA
- a CDS encoding aldose 1-epimerase yields MSFTITTQPFGPLPLPSDRKPLTEYILQYTGTGEFAAVIPEFGGILRRLVLRRQGQLFALLKAPESPQALLADESYASALLFPFPSRIRHGIYAFEGQQYALKMNEVSRNNAIHGFVHGQVFTVINQETTPNHASLTIRYDYPGDATGYPFPFALTVTYELTRADWLTLGSNPEADRLCALRISYSALNTGTTRCPVSFGWHPYFTFNSEPVDELTLSLPARKAIVLDGDMIPNGRLPDSRAETFSLRERQLDTPFIIEPTGTTPNGISYAETVLNSDHAGVKLIIGQETGEGKLNYLVCYTPTRRDSVAIEPLTANVDSFNNGEGLTILNPGEAMTGSMWVRLE; encoded by the coding sequence ATGTCATTCACAATTACAACCCAGCCCTTCGGCCCGTTACCGCTTCCGTCTGACCGGAAGCCACTGACCGAGTATATCTTACAATATACCGGTACGGGAGAATTTGCCGCTGTTATTCCAGAGTTTGGCGGTATCCTCCGCCGACTGGTACTTCGTCGGCAAGGGCAGTTATTTGCGCTATTAAAAGCCCCCGAATCGCCACAGGCCTTACTGGCCGACGAATCGTATGCCAGCGCGTTGCTGTTTCCTTTCCCGAGTCGTATTCGGCACGGAATTTATGCCTTTGAAGGGCAACAGTATGCGCTAAAAATGAACGAGGTCAGCCGTAATAATGCGATTCATGGCTTTGTTCATGGGCAGGTGTTTACGGTTATCAATCAGGAAACAACGCCCAACCATGCCAGCCTGACAATCCGTTACGACTACCCTGGCGATGCAACTGGTTATCCGTTTCCGTTTGCGCTAACAGTTACCTATGAACTAACGCGCGCCGATTGGCTAACGCTCGGTAGTAATCCTGAGGCCGATCGGCTGTGTGCCTTGCGCATCAGCTATTCAGCCCTTAACACCGGAACAACCCGCTGTCCTGTTTCCTTTGGCTGGCATCCCTATTTTACGTTCAACAGCGAACCAGTTGATGAACTGACGCTGAGCTTACCGGCCCGAAAAGCCATTGTGCTGGATGGCGACATGATCCCAAACGGGCGTCTACCCGACAGCCGAGCCGAAACATTCAGCCTGCGGGAGCGCCAGTTGGATACACCCTTTATAATCGAACCAACGGGTACCACTCCCAACGGAATCAGCTATGCCGAAACGGTGCTCAACTCAGATCACGCCGGAGTGAAGTTGATAATTGGACAGGAAACGGGTGAAGGCAAACTGAATTATCTGGTCTGCTATACCCCAACCCGGCGCGATAGTGTTGCCATTGAACCGCTTACTGCCAATGTCGATTCGTTCAATAATGGCGAAGGACTAACGATTCTGAATCCGGGCGAAGCCATGACCGGGTCGATGTGGGTACGACTGGAGTAA
- the arfB gene encoding alternative ribosome rescue aminoacyl-tRNA hydrolase ArfB yields MDAIRLQPDIRYQFARSGGAGGQNVNKVSTKAELRFNVRHSALLTDEERAILEEKLANKLTTDGELVLTHQTERTQLANKEKVTKKFYRLIEKAFEKPKPRKATKPSKASVDERIAEKKRKGDVKTARKRVDY; encoded by the coding sequence ATGGATGCAATTCGCCTGCAACCCGACATCCGCTATCAGTTTGCCCGAAGCGGGGGCGCGGGTGGTCAGAACGTTAATAAAGTATCGACTAAAGCCGAATTGCGCTTCAATGTTCGGCATTCGGCCTTGCTGACCGATGAGGAACGAGCCATTCTGGAAGAAAAACTGGCCAATAAACTCACTACCGATGGTGAGCTGGTGCTGACGCATCAAACCGAGCGAACGCAGTTGGCCAATAAGGAGAAAGTAACGAAGAAATTTTATCGCCTGATTGAGAAAGCGTTTGAGAAACCGAAACCCCGCAAGGCAACCAAACCCTCAAAAGCTTCGGTCGATGAACGAATTGCGGAGAAGAAACGAAAAGGCGATGTGAAAACAGCCCGCAAACGGGTAGATTATTAG
- a CDS encoding NUDIX domain-containing protein, whose product MSYYSDQPHLLVAIDCIILGFDGQEIKLLLVKRNFEPELGKWSLMGGFVRENEDLDVSASRILYELTGLTNVYVEQLQVFGKVGRDPAERTVSVVYFALINIADHDTEAVRSHNAFWISLSQKPDLIFDHNEMVGLALDRLRYKAALHPLGFELLPEKFTIPQLQKLYEAIYTIPLDRRNFSRKLLSTGLLLETGEKDQNSTTKKAVLYRLNQDKYQSKFHAFWNFVPDSMLG is encoded by the coding sequence ATGAGTTATTATTCTGATCAACCTCATCTGCTGGTTGCTATAGACTGTATTATTTTGGGCTTCGATGGGCAGGAAATAAAACTGTTGCTCGTGAAGCGCAATTTTGAACCCGAGTTGGGGAAATGGTCGCTTATGGGTGGGTTTGTTCGGGAAAATGAAGATCTTGATGTTAGCGCAAGTCGAATTCTGTATGAGTTAACCGGTCTTACGAATGTATATGTAGAACAGCTTCAGGTTTTTGGCAAAGTAGGTCGCGATCCGGCCGAACGTACTGTATCGGTTGTTTATTTTGCCCTCATCAATATTGCCGATCATGATACCGAAGCGGTTCGGAGCCACAATGCTTTCTGGATAAGTTTAAGCCAGAAGCCCGACCTGATTTTTGACCACAACGAAATGGTTGGTCTGGCGCTCGACCGGCTGCGCTATAAAGCTGCCCTGCATCCATTGGGTTTTGAGTTATTGCCCGAAAAATTCACGATACCGCAATTGCAGAAACTATACGAAGCCATCTATACAATACCGCTCGATCGGCGTAATTTCAGCCGGAAGCTGCTATCGACAGGATTACTGCTCGAAACCGGTGAGAAAGATCAGAATTCAACCACAAAAAAGGCCGTATTATACCGCCTGAATCAGGATAAGTATCAGAGTAAATTTCATGCTTTCTGGAATTTTGTACCCGATAGTATGCTAGGCTAA